In a single window of the Anaerocolumna cellulosilytica genome:
- a CDS encoding sensor histidine kinase, whose product MPKRFLMVFLIIFAFISMLLLSMPSNKLGHDTSYQVVNGRMKLHGWNLEHIKTLPLDGEWEFYWEQLLTPADFTAPNKNKPELTGYLQVPGLWNGKVFGQNEIPVFGYATYRLVVEGIPFRGVLGLKKGNARFSSKVYVNGKELLSDGVPAEKSAEYKSGNTPQLGFFSIDGGSVEILVQVANYEYLNSGIPVSLEIGSEDAMMHEYQKNNLLSLAVFAILWTIALVHLIFFCVAFAGGHKEYLLPLFSLFCFLFAIGNALADQRPLLLLLPDISFTIVFKMKDFFLSANFIVLIWIFHKFKSGLLSVRVAKLITFTYVASLVTVVVLPIYIYNRIYLLVMSCNSIILLVLLVRVILLYIRSGEGLLLFISILSVNLYSADAILFSLGFKTSSGFLQVYIMILAVAMILMLSMQYFSALRNLKHSVKRTQEAEIAFLRSQINPHFLYNALNSIASLCRSEPEKAEDVVVELSQYLRHSFDFKRMDAMSTLAKELELLDAYLYIEKTRFGDRLRVEYDIDETLHIPLPPLVLQPLVENAVRHGLMGNIAGGTVTISIKRCAQEAVFKITDNGVGMDSGKLGGLLVDNTKERGIGVWNINQRLKMLYNTEIIISSEKGKGTQVTFALPLNNDKIPKLKQVRKGGINH is encoded by the coding sequence TTGCCAAAAAGGTTTCTGATGGTTTTTCTGATAATCTTTGCGTTTATTTCAATGTTATTGTTATCTATGCCGAGCAATAAATTAGGACACGACACCAGCTATCAGGTTGTAAATGGCAGAATGAAGCTTCATGGCTGGAATCTGGAGCATATTAAAACGCTTCCTTTGGATGGGGAATGGGAATTTTATTGGGAGCAGCTTTTAACGCCGGCAGACTTTACAGCCCCAAATAAGAACAAGCCAGAACTTACCGGTTATTTACAGGTACCTGGATTATGGAATGGAAAGGTGTTTGGACAGAATGAAATACCTGTTTTTGGATATGCTACTTATCGTCTGGTCGTTGAAGGCATTCCTTTTCGTGGGGTACTTGGATTAAAAAAGGGCAATGCGCGCTTCTCCAGTAAAGTCTATGTGAATGGTAAGGAACTGCTATCCGATGGAGTACCGGCAGAGAAGTCAGCAGAGTATAAGTCTGGAAATACTCCTCAGTTGGGGTTTTTTAGTATCGATGGCGGAAGTGTTGAAATACTTGTACAGGTTGCTAATTATGAATATCTAAATTCAGGAATACCAGTTTCCTTAGAAATCGGTAGTGAAGATGCTATGATGCATGAGTATCAGAAAAATAATCTACTTTCACTTGCCGTCTTTGCAATATTATGGACAATTGCATTGGTACATTTAATATTCTTTTGTGTTGCCTTTGCAGGGGGGCATAAAGAATACTTATTACCTCTTTTTTCTCTTTTTTGTTTTCTATTTGCAATCGGCAATGCGCTGGCGGATCAGCGTCCTTTACTTTTATTATTACCGGATATCTCTTTTACCATAGTTTTTAAAATGAAAGACTTTTTTTTATCAGCTAACTTTATTGTGCTAATCTGGATTTTTCATAAATTTAAGAGTGGACTTTTGTCGGTACGTGTGGCTAAGTTGATTACATTTACATATGTAGCTAGTTTGGTGACTGTAGTGGTACTTCCGATTTATATATATAATAGAATATATCTGCTTGTGATGTCTTGTAACAGCATCATTTTATTGGTTTTGTTAGTAAGGGTAATCCTCTTATATATACGAAGTGGAGAAGGTTTGTTGCTCTTTATTTCCATATTGTCGGTTAATTTATATTCCGCAGATGCAATTTTATTCTCCTTGGGTTTTAAAACAAGTTCCGGATTTTTGCAAGTGTATATCATGATATTGGCTGTTGCGATGATATTAATGTTGTCGATGCAATATTTTTCGGCTTTGAGGAATTTAAAACATTCTGTGAAACGAACGCAGGAGGCAGAGATTGCTTTTCTGCGTTCGCAGATAAATCCACATTTTTTGTATAATGCACTCAATTCCATAGCATCATTATGCAGGTCGGAGCCAGAAAAGGCAGAGGATGTGGTGGTAGAGCTTTCACAGTATCTACGGCATAGTTTTGATTTTAAAAGGATGGACGCAATGTCTACGTTGGCAAAAGAGCTGGAATTGTTAGACGCTTATTTGTATATTGAAAAAACCCGTTTTGGTGACCGTCTTAGAGTCGAATATGATATAGACGAAACCTTGCATATTCCGCTTCCGCCCCTAGTGTTGCAGCCCTTGGTAGAAAATGCCGTGAGACATGGGCTGATGGGTAATATAGCAGGGGGTACAGTAACAATTTCGATTAAACGCTGTGCACAGGAAGCGGTCTTTAAAATTACTGACAATGGAGTCGGAATGGATAGCGGTAAACTAGGAGGATTGTTGGTCGACAATACAAAAGAGAGGGGAATCGGTGTTTGGAACATCAATCAGCGTTTGAAAATGCTTTATAATACAGAAATAATCATAAGCAGCGAAAAGGGAAAAGGAACACAAGTTACGTTTGCCTTACCCCTCAATAACGATAAAATACCAAAGCTTAAACAGGTACGAAAGGGAGGTATCAACCATTAA
- a CDS encoding response regulator, with protein MDDEKLARDRLASLLAELENMELCITFGDAASALNYVKEYPVDVVFLDISMPEMDGMEFANNLLKHGSFAKVVFVTGYGEYAVEAFELEAVDYLLKPVSRERLVKTVNRLIKPKKSEEKRLNVTCFGGFAVSVYGDGGERISWRSPKVEELFAFLICKGSVSRDEIADTLWDGFAPDKALKNINSTVYYIRKALQQYGLEECMVTNHRQISINTQKMYCDLYEFERIQKSAWNTVSGLEKLNELYHGELFYGKTYEWSFAKAHTLEERLNTNLLKAAKQYEHQEEYVKAQPLYWRVLELNPFHEEACSYLIANYRMTGQQQKAQQLRQQMEQLLLDETAGISMNPYAWILQKGS; from the coding sequence GTGGATGATGAAAAACTAGCCAGAGACCGACTTGCAAGTCTGCTAGCAGAGCTTGAGAACATGGAACTATGTATTACGTTTGGTGATGCAGCATCAGCTCTAAATTATGTTAAAGAATATCCGGTAGATGTAGTTTTTCTGGATATCAGTATGCCGGAAATGGACGGAATGGAATTTGCCAATAATCTTCTTAAGCATGGAAGTTTTGCAAAGGTAGTGTTTGTTACCGGGTATGGAGAATATGCGGTGGAGGCTTTTGAACTGGAGGCAGTGGACTATCTGCTAAAACCGGTCAGCCGTGAACGCCTTGTAAAGACTGTGAACAGGCTTATCAAGCCGAAAAAGAGCGAAGAGAAACGTTTGAATGTTACTTGCTTTGGTGGATTTGCTGTATCGGTTTATGGAGATGGCGGTGAACGCATAAGCTGGCGTTCCCCAAAGGTTGAGGAGCTATTTGCATTTTTAATCTGTAAAGGCAGCGTTAGTCGCGATGAGATTGCAGATACGCTGTGGGATGGATTTGCACCGGATAAAGCTTTGAAAAATATTAATTCTACCGTCTATTATATCCGAAAGGCATTGCAACAGTATGGGTTAGAAGAATGCATGGTTACGAATCATAGGCAAATCTCTATAAATACCCAAAAAATGTACTGTGATTTATATGAGTTTGAGCGGATACAAAAGTCCGCATGGAATACCGTTTCAGGACTTGAGAAATTGAATGAGCTGTATCATGGGGAATTGTTTTACGGAAAAACTTATGAATGGTCATTTGCCAAAGCACACACCTTGGAAGAGCGTTTGAATACGAATTTACTTAAAGCTGCAAAGCAATACGAACATCAGGAAGAATATGTAAAAGCACAACCACTGTACTGGAGGGTGTTGGAGCTCAACCCCTTCCATGAAGAGGCATGCAGCTACTTAATTGCTAATTATAGGATGACCGGACAGCAGCAAAAGGCCCAACAGTTGCGACAGCAAATGGAACAGCTTTTACTGGATGAAACAGCGGGGATTTCAATGAATCCATATGCATGGATTTTACAGAAAGGCTCTTAA
- a CDS encoding InlB B-repeat-containing protein: MSKRKLSQRLLAMLLTVVMVLGLMPITASADVSSLSSDIIIYDFKGLTEEIVNQTVPFGTTLEALNLPDTLEVVVQEVFMGEARVPNLLNKEEEDLPVTVESNVIDEQTNQGTEDTIVVPVTWSADPEYNGEQAGTYIFTPVLPEVYSLSYGVYAPEIWVTVQEKGPDTNPVTGSIYTVSMAPTTETNISWTDLSNKFGNGTIKDGDTLKILNAMPLISDLLIPETISELTIEGIKDIVWPLHIETYAENMKLTLKDIGLRTTSKEAIIFNADTELVIEGNVIVESSKVAIRSGYGVIISGSGDMNANCMQGAWAASNAFTGESLTVNSTGTLIFNGGDSKDGNGSTGIVCDNFTLESGTVIANGGGSEVSGSGYTGGHGIDSDILTVRGDSTLKANGGNSLYGGGGDGIYSALNVTLEAGTVTVNGGDAGMGYDHILNNNGLYTAQLIVNGESNLTARGGNATQGVGGNGIICDNIILDGSGNIQAFGGNNINVPLEKSKGLSVSPMAAVTINGTGSIQFQDGMEHIVSLLNKIRFTTTSGKTWSVDPASNLISGNFSSEEIVVKASTTAPTTVKLESENKPIITIIDKREDITVTEGMIHQNISVWATASVQTQLKYQWFTSQSRSNIEGIPLVSEKSSVFYLPEILVAGEYYIYCEISAEGADSVKTDVVKVTVLPKQNEGPFAGGDGSPETPYLIETAGQLAKLAQLVNSKDSMIYSTKYYELMNNIDLSEYADDGGWIPIGKSGTYIFRGHFEGNGHVITGLTINNSSDNCQGLFGSVYNGTIQNLGLTSVDINGGVRVGGLVGYMDKTGSIQNCYVTGSVTGKMNVGGLVGFMVSSVTIDTCYTTTTVSGSMEVGGIAGTVSGGTIENSYAIGNVSGSNNDIGGIAGRVYNNGMLRNCGAYNSTVTGNDRVGRVCGSTEESIINGNFAAGHMAVIVNGIPQTIIGGALNQQHGETISAEQLSKKSGFPSTLTQSPWVYTEGVYPVLSYVEENLIAGQVWVFVPTVEIDWDSLKETIESYRGGIGTFTADVNKEEKTVTVTGSIRGAKNYLELTIPKDVTVIWKAKLDGDNSFTVDLLRLEGEGAFELVEGGEISMYGANEGNGISAQENFSNIIINGGNVSVNTGQAIITYGQDTSVTVLSGRVGATDGTAIYVHGSNSVVSVSGGVVEATRGTAISSYGEIFLSGGIVRNKQGTAVMSEGNIMVSENALITAATGVAVKINSKNSKFILSGGIVFSYFDMGSIIPMGVYVLPNLGTPIVEDTGTMVQWEKTNGVNTYTAGTSNDIMVLKSNATAKWAIINNVSGIMVKSSTNSVFIPVPEVTLEPVAVTVESIQIKSAPAKTTYQAGDTLNLSGLVVTLTMSDGSSEDVSFFGFEKKGITTNPSHGDILDTESTIVHITYSDALASQFLTINQKINNYEVTFNHGGLETVKRTVEEGTSLGSDLWPSDPVKAGYMFGGWYTGENGTGTVFIPNTIVTGDITVYAKWSAIIIIEPVEKDYTVTFSNGGLNVTKVLVKEGTAIGSDRWPRNPVKAGYAFGGWYLGENGTGTVFTPATIVTSDFIVYAKWMVVNSDSDEGSSGNNLNTNSGTSPSTGIEQITAQVKQGDTDSVASQIIIERTTKENGEKSDKVTLQNEKAIETVEKLKAEGKDIARIVIPDAKDEVEETTIHIPVTSLKTLTAGNISLQMDVEEAKIGLPKESVKNASQVLLDDLYFRLVPVKNQTEKDIVSKEARKNAIQVSNNPESTVSIIGNPVTIETNMPSAKTDIILPLTGVVIPSNKAEKEALLKQLAVYIEHSDGDKVLVQGEVVEYKEDVYGIRFAITKFSTFTVVKTDAFIKSAAKDITKLSTPANAVIKGSTVTASVANKTSSLTVKATVSKNAAWTLYLDKDLKKEVVNGKLKLTTGVNTSYIKVTAQDNTTKVYKLTITRNKSSKAEVTKIVVPEKAVRKGSIISATVANEKTSLTASVKVSSKASFKIYSDKALEKEILNGKLNLKEGLNTVYIKVTAENGSTSKVYTLKITRKAQLYKSQVSLGLIGSKEYANKVAEIFRQDYDSANVLVNRKGKYYLVTMDFIDKTAAEKACKEMVNRKYIVNYYFN, from the coding sequence ATGAGTAAACGTAAGCTATCTCAGCGACTTTTGGCAATGTTACTAACCGTTGTCATGGTTCTGGGATTAATGCCGATTACAGCATCGGCAGATGTTTCATCGTTAAGCAGTGATATAATAATTTATGATTTTAAGGGCTTAACGGAAGAAATAGTAAATCAAACCGTGCCTTTTGGTACAACCTTAGAGGCGTTAAATCTTCCAGACACACTGGAAGTGGTAGTGCAAGAGGTGTTCATGGGAGAGGCAAGAGTTCCTAATCTGTTAAATAAAGAGGAGGAAGATCTTCCTGTTACTGTAGAGAGTAATGTAATAGATGAACAGACAAATCAAGGGACTGAGGATACAATCGTAGTTCCAGTAACTTGGAGTGCCGACCCAGAGTATAATGGTGAACAAGCAGGCACTTATATATTTACACCAGTACTTCCGGAAGTTTATAGCCTATCTTATGGAGTATATGCACCCGAAATTTGGGTTACTGTACAAGAAAAAGGTCCGGATACGAATCCTGTTACAGGCAGTATATATACTGTATCTATGGCTCCTACAACAGAAACAAACATAAGTTGGACAGATTTGAGCAATAAATTTGGGAATGGCACAATAAAAGACGGTGATACATTAAAAATTCTGAATGCAATGCCTTTAATTTCTGATTTGCTCATTCCTGAAACAATATCTGAACTGACGATTGAAGGGATAAAGGACATTGTATGGCCGCTACATATTGAAACATATGCTGAGAATATGAAATTAACGCTAAAAGATATTGGTCTTCGTACAACGAGTAAAGAGGCAATCATATTTAATGCGGATACTGAACTAGTTATTGAAGGTAATGTAATAGTAGAGAGTAGTAAAGTTGCTATTCGATCTGGGTATGGTGTTATTATCAGTGGATCTGGAGACATGAATGCTAACTGCATGCAGGGTGCATGGGCTGCTTCTAATGCTTTCACAGGAGAAAGTCTTACTGTAAATAGCACTGGTACGCTGATATTTAATGGTGGTGATAGTAAAGACGGAAATGGCTCTACAGGTATTGTTTGTGATAATTTCACACTTGAATCTGGAACTGTTATTGCTAATGGAGGTGGAAGTGAAGTATCAGGTTCAGGATATACCGGTGGACATGGTATCGATAGTGATATTCTTACAGTCCGAGGCGATAGTACTTTAAAAGCGAATGGAGGTAACAGCCTATATGGAGGAGGCGGAGATGGTATTTACAGTGCACTAAATGTCACTCTTGAAGCCGGAACCGTTACTGTTAATGGTGGTGATGCAGGTATGGGATATGACCATATTCTTAACAATAACGGTCTCTATACTGCTCAACTTATAGTAAATGGAGAAAGCAATCTGACAGCACGAGGCGGTAATGCTACACAAGGGGTAGGTGGTAATGGTATTATCTGTGACAATATTATACTTGACGGCTCAGGAAATATTCAGGCTTTTGGTGGCAATAACATAAATGTACCCCTTGAAAAAAGTAAAGGACTTAGTGTCAGTCCTATGGCTGCTGTTACGATAAACGGCACCGGCAGTATCCAGTTTCAGGATGGTATGGAACATATCGTATCTCTCTTGAATAAGATACGATTTACTACAACATCAGGAAAAACATGGAGTGTGGACCCTGCAAGTAATCTAATTTCAGGTAACTTCTCAAGTGAAGAAATTGTAGTCAAAGCTTCCACAACTGCGCCTACCACAGTAAAATTGGAAAGTGAAAACAAGCCAATCATTACTATAATAGATAAACGGGAAGATATTACAGTTACAGAAGGTATGATTCATCAAAATATTTCAGTATGGGCAACCGCATCGGTGCAAACACAGCTTAAATATCAGTGGTTTACCAGTCAAAGCAGAAGCAATATTGAGGGTATCCCTTTAGTGAGTGAAAAGAGTTCTGTTTTTTATCTTCCGGAAATCTTAGTTGCCGGTGAATATTATATATACTGCGAAATAAGTGCAGAAGGAGCAGATAGCGTGAAAACGGATGTAGTTAAAGTTACCGTCCTTCCTAAGCAAAACGAGGGTCCTTTTGCAGGCGGAGATGGTTCACCGGAGACGCCGTATCTAATAGAAACAGCAGGGCAGTTAGCTAAGCTTGCACAATTAGTAAATAGTAAAGATTCAATGATTTATAGCACGAAATATTATGAGCTTATGAATAATATTGACCTATCAGAGTATGCAGATGATGGCGGTTGGATACCGATAGGGAAATCTGGAACCTATATCTTTAGAGGTCATTTTGAGGGTAATGGTCATGTGATTACAGGGCTGACGATTAATAATTCGAGCGATAATTGCCAAGGATTATTTGGAAGTGTTTATAATGGAACAATACAAAATTTGGGTCTGACAAGTGTAGATATTAATGGTGGTGTCCGTGTTGGTGGTTTAGTAGGATATATGGACAAAACCGGAAGTATACAAAATTGTTATGTTACTGGTTCAGTTACTGGTAAAATGAATGTTGGCGGTCTCGTGGGCTTTATGGTATCATCCGTTACGATTGATACTTGTTATACAACTACCACAGTAAGCGGTTCAATGGAAGTTGGCGGAATTGCGGGTACTGTATCTGGCGGAACAATAGAGAATAGCTATGCAATTGGTAATGTTAGCGGTTCAAATAATGATATTGGCGGCATAGCAGGTAGAGTATATAATAATGGAATGCTGCGAAACTGTGGTGCATACAATTCAACTGTTACTGGTAACGATAGGGTTGGACGTGTATGTGGAAGCACAGAAGAGAGTATTATAAACGGTAATTTTGCTGCTGGACATATGGCGGTTATAGTAAACGGAATACCACAGACTATCATAGGTGGGGCGTTAAATCAGCAGCATGGGGAAACGATATCAGCAGAACAACTGAGTAAGAAATCAGGCTTTCCATCAACTTTGACACAAAGCCCCTGGGTATATACGGAAGGGGTCTATCCAGTTTTAAGTTATGTAGAAGAGAATCTCATCGCTGGTCAGGTGTGGGTTTTTGTTCCTACAGTGGAGATTGACTGGGATAGTCTAAAGGAAACGATAGAAAGTTATAGAGGCGGCATAGGCACATTTACTGCTGATGTAAATAAAGAAGAAAAGACAGTAACGGTCACCGGTAGTATTAGAGGAGCAAAAAATTATTTAGAGCTTACTATTCCAAAGGATGTTACAGTAATATGGAAAGCAAAATTAGATGGTGACAATAGTTTTACAGTAGACTTACTTCGTCTGGAAGGCGAGGGTGCTTTTGAGTTAGTCGAAGGCGGCGAGATTAGCATGTATGGGGCAAATGAAGGAAATGGGATTTCTGCCCAAGAAAATTTTTCTAATATTATTATAAACGGCGGTAATGTTAGCGTTAACACTGGTCAGGCTATTATTACGTATGGTCAGGATACTTCTGTTACAGTTCTAAGTGGTAGAGTTGGTGCTACGGACGGAACCGCAATCTACGTTCATGGAAGTAATTCTGTTGTTTCAGTAAGTGGCGGAGTAGTAGAGGCAACGAGAGGAACCGCAATTAGTTCATATGGAGAGATTTTTTTAAGTGGCGGTATCGTTAGAAATAAGCAAGGTACAGCAGTCATGTCAGAAGGTAATATAATGGTTTCTGAGAATGCACTAATAACAGCAGCCACAGGTGTTGCAGTTAAAATAAACAGTAAAAATTCCAAATTTATTTTAAGTGGTGGAATAGTCTTTTCTTATTTTGATATGGGTTCAATAATTCCTATGGGCGTTTATGTATTGCCTAATCTTGGTACTCCTATTGTTGAAGACACGGGTACAATGGTACAGTGGGAAAAAACCAATGGAGTAAATACATATACGGCGGGAACCTCTAATGATATCATGGTTTTAAAAAGTAATGCTACCGCTAAATGGGCAATCATAAACAATGTGTCTGGAATTATGGTTAAAAGTAGTACTAACTCAGTATTTATTCCGGTACCGGAAGTTACGCTTGAACCTGTAGCTGTCACAGTAGAATCCATTCAGATAAAATCAGCACCTGCAAAAACTACCTATCAGGCAGGCGATACACTTAACCTTAGCGGACTTGTAGTAACACTTACTATGAGTGATGGCAGCAGTGAAGATGTTTCTTTCTTTGGTTTTGAAAAGAAGGGTATAACAACCAATCCATCACATGGAGATATACTGGATACAGAATCAACCATAGTTCATATTACATATTCAGACGCATTGGCTTCTCAATTCCTGACAATTAACCAAAAGATTAATAACTATGAAGTTACCTTTAATCATGGCGGGCTTGAAACGGTTAAAAGAACGGTGGAAGAAGGAACAAGTCTTGGAAGTGACTTATGGCCATCAGATCCTGTAAAAGCAGGCTATATGTTTGGAGGCTGGTATACTGGTGAGAATGGAACGGGTACTGTATTTATACCGAATACGATTGTAACTGGTGATATAACGGTATATGCAAAATGGTCTGCTATTATTATCATTGAGCCAGTGGAAAAAGATTATACTGTTACATTTTCTAATGGAGGCCTTAATGTAACAAAGGTATTAGTAAAAGAAGGAACTGCCATTGGAAGCGATAGGTGGCCAAGAAATCCTGTAAAAGCAGGATATGCTTTTGGCGGATGGTATCTTGGTGAGAATGGAACTGGTACTGTATTTACTCCAGCCACAATCGTAACTAGTGATTTTATAGTATATGCAAAGTGGATGGTTGTAAACAGTGATTCAGACGAAGGTAGTTCAGGCAATAATTTAAATACTAATTCTGGAACCTCACCGTCAACTGGTATCGAGCAGATTACTGCCCAAGTAAAGCAAGGGGATACAGATAGTGTTGCCTCACAAATTATAATTGAAAGAACAACAAAAGAAAATGGTGAGAAATCGGATAAAGTAACCTTACAAAATGAGAAAGCGATTGAAACGGTTGAAAAGTTAAAAGCAGAAGGAAAAGACATAGCAAGAATTGTAATTCCGGATGCCAAGGATGAAGTGGAAGAGACAACGATTCATATACCGGTGACCTCATTAAAGACCTTAACAGCAGGAAATATCAGTCTTCAAATGGATGTAGAAGAAGCAAAAATCGGTCTGCCAAAAGAGAGTGTTAAGAATGCAAGTCAGGTATTGTTAGATGACCTTTATTTCCGTTTAGTGCCAGTTAAAAACCAAACGGAAAAAGATATAGTTTCAAAAGAAGCAAGAAAGAATGCGATTCAGGTAAGTAACAACCCAGAATCAACCGTATCTATTATTGGTAATCCAGTTACCATAGAGACCAATATGCCATCTGCTAAGACGGACATAATTTTACCATTGACAGGCGTTGTTATTCCGTCAAATAAAGCAGAAAAAGAAGCTTTATTAAAGCAATTAGCAGTGTATATTGAGCATTCAGACGGAGATAAGGTGTTAGTACAAGGCGAGGTTGTAGAATATAAAGAAGATGTGTATGGTATTCGTTTTGCAATAACTAAGTTTAGCACCTTTACTGTAGTTAAAACAGATGCATTTATAAAATCAGCAGCAAAAGATATCACAAAACTTTCAACTCCAGCAAATGCTGTGATTAAGGGAAGTACTGTCACTGCTTCTGTAGCAAATAAAACTAGTAGTTTAACTGTAAAAGCAACAGTAAGCAAGAATGCAGCGTGGACCTTATATCTGGATAAGGATCTGAAGAAAGAAGTGGTTAATGGTAAGTTAAAACTTACAACCGGTGTTAATACAAGCTATATTAAAGTAACTGCACAGGATAATACAACAAAGGTATATAAGTTAACCATTACAAGAAATAAATCTTCTAAGGCAGAAGTTACCAAGATAGTAGTACCTGAGAAAGCAGTACGAAAGGGAAGTATCATTTCTGCAACAGTTGCTAATGAGAAGACATCTCTTACTGCTTCTGTTAAAGTAAGCAGTAAAGCATCTTTTAAAATTTATAGTGATAAAGCCTTAGAGAAGGAAATATTAAATGGTAAGCTTAATTTAAAAGAAGGATTAAACACCGTTTACATTAAGGTAACCGCTGAGAATGGCTCAACAAGTAAAGTATATACATTAAAGATTACACGCAAAGCCCAGCTATATAAGAGTCAAGTCAGCCTTGGTTTAATTGGCAGTAAAGAGTATGCAAACAAAGTTGCAGAAATATTTAGACAGGATTATGATAGTGCCAATGTTTTAGTTAATCGTAAGGGTAAATATTATTTAGTTACCATGGACTTTATAGACAAAACAGCAGCGGAAAAGGCTTGCAAGGAGATGGTCAACCGCAAGTATATTGTTAATTATTATTTTAATTAA
- a CDS encoding FKBP-type peptidyl-prolyl cis-trans isomerase: MKVNKQNENSSMSLGQKKRLEKKREIERAKRNALLNKIISYSLVTLIAVGLVTIIGYSIYRNVTKIKPSSDFSAYLTDNGLIKDVTANELLDLVDYKNITAPLTEIEYSDESIDNDIKTLLKNKKELVTDTNALVKDGDIINIDYVGTVDGVEFSGGNTNGSGADLEIGSNTYVDDFETQLIGHKAGDKVTVNVTFPVDYSSSEDLAGKDAVFEVVINSIYKLPEFTDEFVKENLSDNASTVAEYREYVKQTNYDKNFDTWLVKYLMDNTTVQSYPTEYFNHLKSIKKYEDQMSVEYMNNFYASMGSNQTTTFESYVGMSEAKYDDSLEEAIKDRAKKALLCQAIYEKEGLSVSKDDYSTYFDEASTGGYDAQVEQQGTGYVMQQLIEKKVMEYVKDIVTVK, translated from the coding sequence ATGAAGGTTAATAAACAAAACGAGAACTCTTCTATGAGTTTAGGGCAGAAAAAACGCCTGGAGAAAAAAAGGGAAATTGAAAGAGCGAAACGAAATGCACTCTTAAACAAAATTATTTCGTATTCTCTCGTTACATTAATAGCGGTAGGTCTTGTTACCATAATTGGCTATTCTATTTATCGAAATGTTACAAAAATAAAACCTAGCAGTGATTTTAGTGCATATCTGACAGACAACGGACTTATAAAAGACGTTACTGCTAATGAATTGCTAGACTTAGTAGATTATAAGAACATAACTGCTCCTTTAACTGAGATAGAATATTCTGATGAATCGATTGACAACGATATAAAAACCTTACTGAAAAATAAAAAAGAATTGGTAACAGATACTAATGCATTAGTAAAAGATGGTGACATAATAAACATAGATTATGTCGGAACTGTGGATGGCGTAGAATTCAGCGGCGGTAATACCAATGGTAGCGGTGCAGATTTAGAAATCGGCTCCAATACCTATGTAGATGATTTTGAAACACAATTAATCGGACATAAAGCAGGTGATAAGGTAACCGTAAATGTTACCTTCCCAGTAGACTACTCTTCTAGTGAAGACCTTGCCGGAAAAGACGCTGTATTTGAAGTTGTAATAAACAGCATTTATAAACTTCCCGAATTCACAGATGAATTTGTAAAAGAGAATCTTTCCGATAATGCATCTACAGTTGCTGAATACAGGGAATATGTAAAGCAGACTAATTACGATAAGAATTTTGATACCTGGTTAGTGAAATACCTTATGGATAATACTACTGTTCAGTCCTATCCTACAGAATATTTTAATCATTTGAAATCAATTAAAAAATATGAGGATCAAATGTCTGTGGAATACATGAATAACTTTTATGCTTCTATGGGTTCTAATCAAACCACTACCTTTGAAAGTTATGTAGGAATGTCCGAGGCTAAATACGACGATTCTTTAGAAGAAGCAATTAAAGACCGTGCTAAGAAAGCGCTTTTGTGTCAGGCTATTTATGAAAAAGAAGGGCTTTCCGTATCCAAAGATGATTACTCCACATACTTTGATGAAGCTTCTACCGGCGGTTATGATGCACAGGTAGAGCAGCAAGGTACCGGATATGTTATGCAGCAGCTTATCGAGAAAAAAGTAATGGAATATGTGAAAGATATAGTAACAGTAAAATAA